The Chitinophaga lutea genome contains the following window.
CTCAGGGATGCCTACGATGTAAAGGCCGAAACACGGGAACTTGTGCTGGCCAAAGCCGCCGAACTGAACTACAAACCAAACGTCAACGCGAAAGGACTTGCGCAGCATCGCAGTTATAACCTCGGTGTTATTCTTCCCACCATCACCAATTATTATTTTTCCACCGTCATTACCGGCATCCAGGAAGTGGCATACGGCGCGGGTTATAATCTTGTCCTGTACGTTACGAATGATAGCGCGGAGCGCGAGCGCGACATGATCGGCAATCTTTCCCTGGGAAGCCTGGATGGCCTGCTGGTTTGTGTTTCGTCTGATTCTGCATTATCTACCGGTTTTCAGGGAATTATAGATGATGGTATTCCGGTAGTGTTTTTCGATAGGGTGGTAGAAGATATCCACACTTCCAAAGTGGTGCAGGACGATTACAACGGTGCTTTCGAGGCCACCGAGCACCTGATTGGAAATGGCTACCGCAATATAGCGCACATAGCGGGCCCGGAGGAGCTGGCTTTTACCCGCAACCGTATGCAGGGCTATAAGGACGCATTAAAAAAACATGGGTTGCCGGTGAAGAAGGAATGGATTGTGCATTCTGGCTTTTCGCAGGCCCATGGCGAGCAGGACGTGGCCCGGCTCTGGAAATGCCGGCAAAAACCCGATGCGGTTTTCGCGGTGAACGACCGGAAAGCTGTAGGCGCCATGCTCGCTTTGAAACAGTTAAATATTCTTGTCGGGCAGGATTTCGGGGTAGTTGGATTTACCAATGATCCGGTAGCTGCTATTATATCTCCCTCCCTCACTACTATTGCCGAGCCCGCTTTTGAAATCGGCAGAATCAGCTGCCAGCTTGTATTAAGCCATATCAGGAAGAAGAAATTTGATGCAAAAGAAGTAGTTTTGCCGGGTAAATTGATCGTAAGGGAATCAAGCAAAAAAGCCTGAGGCATTGTAACCCTGGGGCATGGTTTTTGTTTTTTCCCGGATATCAAATCTTTTTGTTAATCTGAAATCTAATAACGTAAAACCATGATGAAACTTCGACAAGGGTTGATCCTGTTAACCGCAACACTGATGCTGGCGTTTGTTATTCCCGGCTGTAAGAAAAATAACAAGAATGATGATGCGCCCGGCGAAACACCCGGTAAGCTGGTTGGGATGGGCGAGATGGCAGGCGTGCCAACCGGTACGCCATTCGTGTTCCCAGCGAATATTTCCGTGGCCGGTTCCATCTACGGCTCCAGCTGTGATACAGCATATCGCCGGGGCAGTGGCGAATTCGTAGATGTGTGCATCGGGTTCTTCAACAGCGGCACCACCGATTACACGCTCACGCTTCCTGCGGGGCTTACCATCACTGCCGACGACGTCACTTATCAGCACGGGATCATTATCCAGGACACCAAAATATTGCTGAAAGCAGGCATGATCACCCGCTGCGGAGTGGGCGCCTATTGCATCAATGCGCCGAAAAAGCCATCTAGTTACACAGTGACGTACAAAATCGGTAACGTGTCTGACAGCAGGCTGATCAAACAACTGATCGATCTGTTAAAGAACAAGAAAATAAATATTGAGGAGTACGCTAATAGCAGCGATTACAATGATGCCGTAGACATCATCCAGCCGGCGGTATGGTCTATTACCGATTTCGACGGGCT
Protein-coding sequences here:
- a CDS encoding LacI family DNA-binding transcriptional regulator; its protein translation is MRRHYATIKDIANALNISFATVSRALRDAYDVKAETRELVLAKAAELNYKPNVNAKGLAQHRSYNLGVILPTITNYYFSTVITGIQEVAYGAGYNLVLYVTNDSAERERDMIGNLSLGSLDGLLVCVSSDSALSTGFQGIIDDGIPVVFFDRVVEDIHTSKVVQDDYNGAFEATEHLIGNGYRNIAHIAGPEELAFTRNRMQGYKDALKKHGLPVKKEWIVHSGFSQAHGEQDVARLWKCRQKPDAVFAVNDRKAVGAMLALKQLNILVGQDFGVVGFTNDPVAAIISPSLTTIAEPAFEIGRISCQLVLSHIRKKKFDAKEVVLPGKLIVRESSKKA